Proteins from a genomic interval of Streptomyces sp. NBC_01445:
- a CDS encoding sugar ABC transporter ATP-binding protein — protein sequence MSKVLLEARGIVKVFPGVRALDGVGLRLEAGTVHALLGENGAGKSTLIKVLTGVHPPDGGQLLLHGEGVRFRSPLEAAHAGIGVVHQERNLVPAFSVAENICLQAPPSRRGMIDREAMSAPALRCLAEIGVELDPQTPVSQLSVAQKQLVEIAKALFTESRVLLLDEPTASLSPQETERLFGVIRRLADRGTCVVFVSHKLEEVFAVCDTVTVLRDGKSVLDSAPLADHTHDDVVNLMVGRAHTTSGFTPRTVDTTSPPALSLSGFSTGAGHRDITLDVRVGEIVGLYGLVGAGRSELAKAILGLDRIESGEVRVHGAPVRINSPRQALHEHGIGYVTENRKEEGVFLEQPIVRNITVTVWRKLARALGYVPADRERATAAELVEQLGIRISGLDQPAGELSGGNQQKVSLAKGLAADTRLLVVDEPTVGVDIRTKRAFHELLWELAGKGLPILLISSDLGEMVTLADRIVVMGGYRTRGEVQNDHDYEEMSGRIIRLIHGRPEEAVQERNTA from the coding sequence ATGAGCAAGGTACTTCTCGAGGCCCGCGGCATCGTCAAGGTCTTCCCCGGCGTCCGCGCGCTGGACGGCGTGGGGCTGCGCCTGGAGGCCGGCACCGTACACGCCCTGCTCGGCGAGAACGGTGCGGGGAAATCCACCCTGATCAAGGTCCTCACCGGGGTCCACCCGCCGGACGGCGGGCAGTTGCTGCTGCACGGTGAGGGCGTACGGTTCCGGTCGCCGCTCGAGGCCGCGCACGCCGGGATCGGGGTCGTGCACCAGGAGCGGAACCTGGTGCCCGCCTTCTCCGTCGCGGAGAACATCTGCCTCCAGGCCCCGCCGTCCCGACGCGGGATGATCGACCGCGAGGCGATGTCCGCCCCCGCCCTGAGGTGCCTGGCCGAGATCGGGGTGGAACTGGATCCGCAGACACCGGTCTCCCAACTGTCCGTCGCGCAGAAGCAGTTGGTGGAAATCGCGAAGGCGCTGTTCACCGAGAGCAGGGTCCTGCTGCTCGACGAGCCGACCGCGTCCCTCTCGCCCCAGGAGACCGAGCGGCTCTTCGGGGTGATCCGCAGGCTCGCGGACCGGGGCACCTGCGTCGTCTTCGTCAGCCACAAGCTGGAGGAGGTGTTCGCGGTGTGCGACACGGTCACGGTGCTGCGCGACGGGAAGTCCGTACTGGACTCCGCACCCCTCGCCGACCACACCCACGACGACGTGGTGAACCTGATGGTGGGCCGCGCCCACACGACGTCCGGCTTCACACCGCGGACCGTCGACACCACCTCACCGCCCGCCCTCTCGCTCTCCGGATTCTCCACCGGCGCCGGGCACCGGGACATCACGCTCGATGTCCGGGTGGGCGAGATCGTGGGACTGTACGGACTCGTCGGCGCGGGCCGCAGCGAACTGGCCAAGGCGATCCTGGGACTTGACCGCATCGAGTCCGGCGAGGTCCGGGTGCACGGTGCCCCGGTGCGCATCAACTCGCCCAGGCAGGCGCTGCACGAGCACGGCATCGGCTATGTGACGGAGAACCGCAAGGAGGAGGGCGTCTTCCTGGAGCAGCCGATCGTGCGGAACATCACGGTCACCGTCTGGCGGAAGCTGGCCCGCGCCCTGGGGTACGTACCGGCCGACCGCGAACGCGCCACGGCGGCGGAGCTGGTCGAGCAACTCGGCATCCGTATCTCGGGACTCGACCAGCCCGCCGGGGAACTCTCCGGGGGCAATCAGCAGAAGGTGAGCCTCGCGAAGGGGCTCGCCGCCGACACCCGTCTGCTGGTCGTCGACGAGCCCACCGTGGGCGTTGACATCCGTACGAAGAGGGCCTTTCACGAACTGCTCTGGGAGCTCGCGGGCAAGGGCCTGCCGATCCTGCTGATCAGCAGCGACCTCGGCGAGATGGTGACCCTGGCGGACCGCATCGTCGTCATGGGTGGCTACCGCACGCGCGGCGAAGTACAGAACGATCACGACTACGAGGAGATGAGCGGCCGGATCATCCGTCTCATCCACGGCCGGCCCGAGGAGGCCGTACAGGAGAGGAACACGGCATGA
- a CDS encoding ABC transporter permease gives MRLTRDVLTTVTPAIRRHSRSTETTLLAVVVVGCAGLAIASSGDFLGGNSVRTFLQYLATPVLIGLAQMVALCVGQLNLAVGALGGFTAAVMAVLMADAHWPMAVVVVAGVLIATLIGLLTGVFIVATRINGFIVTLATMTMLLGAQYRVVGTRTVDGYSSFLKDLGSAAPLNIPLVFLTAVATAALLALFMHRGIAGRRLLAAGGNPLAARLSGISTDRQIVLAHTLSGLLIGVAAVTATASLPGVNASVGGDWLLPSFAAPIIGGVALTGGSVAVLGTVLAAFLMRLIDTARAQFSLDPSWVNFLIGIVVLGTVIGGRIRQSKATTPLPVNGVAS, from the coding sequence ATGAGGCTGACCCGTGACGTCCTGACCACAGTCACCCCCGCGATCCGGCGGCACTCACGCTCCACCGAGACGACCCTGCTGGCCGTCGTCGTCGTGGGCTGCGCCGGCCTCGCGATCGCCTCCTCGGGCGACTTCCTCGGCGGGAACTCCGTCCGGACCTTTCTGCAGTACCTCGCCACTCCGGTGCTCATCGGGCTGGCCCAGATGGTGGCGCTCTGTGTGGGCCAGCTCAATCTGGCCGTCGGCGCCCTGGGCGGATTCACCGCCGCCGTGATGGCCGTCCTGATGGCCGACGCGCACTGGCCGATGGCGGTCGTGGTGGTGGCCGGCGTACTGATCGCCACCCTGATCGGGCTGCTGACCGGCGTGTTCATCGTGGCCACCAGGATCAACGGTTTCATCGTCACGCTGGCCACCATGACCATGCTGCTGGGCGCCCAGTACCGCGTGGTGGGCACCCGGACCGTGGACGGCTACTCCTCCTTCCTCAAGGACCTGGGGTCGGCCGCACCGCTGAACATCCCCCTGGTGTTCCTGACGGCCGTCGCCACGGCCGCGCTGCTCGCGCTGTTCATGCACCGCGGCATCGCCGGGCGCCGACTGCTCGCGGCGGGCGGCAATCCCCTCGCCGCACGCCTGTCCGGCATCTCCACGGACCGGCAGATCGTCCTCGCCCACACCTTGTCCGGACTGCTGATCGGCGTCGCCGCCGTCACCGCCACCGCATCCCTTCCCGGAGTCAACGCCAGCGTCGGCGGCGACTGGCTGCTGCCCAGTTTCGCGGCCCCCATCATCGGGGGAGTGGCGCTCACCGGCGGCTCGGTGGCCGTACTCGGCACCGTCCTCGCTGCCTTCCTCATGCGGCTCATCGACACCGCGCGGGCGCAGTTCTCGCTCGACCCGAGCTGGGTGAACTTCCTCATCGGCATCGTCGTCCTGGGCACCGTGATAGGCGGTCGTATCCGTCAGTCGAAGGCCACAACTCCACTCCCCGTCAATGGAGTTGCGTCATGA
- a CDS encoding ABC transporter permease, whose translation MNTTTAPPAPAAGPATDKPRSAGRLPFWVNQQLGLLVLVVALAALFGALRPAFFNAQFSLFPLLSDISTLTVVALAQMVVLSVGHMNLAVGRMASFGAMFAGLGYDRLHLPLVLGLLLCLIAGTAIGALAGWVIARTGVSSFVVTLAMDFALLGLVSLLYGALTDNAAFTSTPAGMAELRSYSLADICAGPVCGSDAVPQLAQFTVLALIGLGFLYRYTRTGRELLLTGANPAAAELSGIPIRRRIVTAHALSGLLASLAGFMAAVSTGSFRASIGGEFMLPSFLGAVLGGALLTGGVVSVLGALLGTSLVDVIRKGLDLLGVGLESLNIYLGGVLLLALSADRIRNVVSYRKVVRST comes from the coding sequence ATGAACACCACGACTGCACCACCCGCGCCCGCGGCCGGACCCGCCACCGACAAGCCCCGGTCCGCCGGCCGGCTGCCGTTCTGGGTCAACCAGCAACTCGGGCTCCTCGTCCTGGTCGTCGCGCTGGCCGCGCTGTTCGGGGCGCTGCGTCCCGCGTTCTTCAACGCTCAGTTCTCCCTCTTCCCCCTGCTCAGCGACATCTCCACGCTGACCGTGGTGGCACTGGCGCAGATGGTCGTACTGTCGGTCGGGCACATGAACCTTGCCGTCGGACGCATGGCCTCCTTCGGCGCCATGTTCGCCGGACTCGGCTACGACCGGCTCCATCTCCCGCTCGTCCTGGGCCTGTTGCTCTGCCTGATCGCCGGCACCGCGATCGGGGCGCTCGCCGGATGGGTGATCGCCCGGACCGGAGTGAGCTCCTTCGTCGTCACGCTGGCCATGGACTTCGCGCTCCTGGGACTCGTATCGCTGCTGTACGGGGCGCTGACCGACAACGCGGCCTTCACCTCGACCCCGGCGGGCATGGCGGAGCTGCGTAGTTACTCGCTCGCCGACATCTGCGCGGGCCCCGTCTGCGGCTCCGACGCAGTACCGCAGCTTGCCCAGTTCACGGTCCTGGCCCTGATCGGCCTCGGCTTCCTGTACCGCTACACCCGCACCGGCCGCGAACTGCTCCTCACCGGCGCAAACCCCGCCGCCGCGGAACTCTCCGGCATTCCGATCCGCCGGCGCATCGTCACGGCCCACGCCCTGTCCGGGCTGCTCGCCTCCCTCGCCGGATTCATGGCGGCCGTCAGCACCGGGTCGTTCCGGGCATCCATCGGCGGGGAGTTCATGCTCCCCTCGTTCCTCGGGGCGGTGCTCGGCGGCGCGCTGCTGACCGGCGGAGTCGTCTCCGTACTCGGTGCGCTGCTCGGTACCTCGCTGGTGGACGTGATCCGCAAGGGGCTCGATCTGCTCGGGGTCGGTCTTGAGAGCCTGAACATCTATCTGGGCGGCGTCCTGCTGCTGGCCCTCTCGGCCGACCGGATCCGTAACGTCGTCTCCTACCGCAAGGTGGTGCGGTCCACATGA
- a CDS encoding mandelate racemase/muconate lactonizing enzyme family protein, with product MSIVITAATAHLADIEVETVRTDAVQSFVKQETIFVDLATSEGLTGTGYAYTIGTGGSSVLAMLRDHLLPRLIGQDARRVEGLWQELFSLTRATAVGAITSLALAAVDTALWDLRCKRAGEPLWRLAGGFRQDVPLYDTEGGWLHLSTEDLVKGALDARDKGWSGVKIKVGKERVSEDVERLRAVRKAVGPALHIMTDANQSQTASSALRLAAALEPYAPFWLEEPLPADDVSGHARLARATSIPVAVGESLYSPLQFRQYLESGAASVVQVDVARVGGITPWLKVAHLAETFNVMVCPHFLMELHISLVAAVPNGRFVEYIPQLRAVTRSELAVDGGRALAPDVPGIGIDWDRDALDDRTVA from the coding sequence ATGAGCATCGTCATCACCGCCGCCACGGCCCATCTCGCCGACATCGAGGTCGAGACGGTACGGACCGACGCCGTCCAGTCGTTCGTCAAGCAAGAGACGATCTTCGTCGACCTCGCCACGTCCGAAGGCCTCACCGGCACCGGATACGCGTACACCATCGGCACCGGCGGCTCGTCCGTCCTCGCCATGCTGCGCGACCACCTGCTGCCCAGGCTGATCGGGCAGGACGCCCGCCGCGTCGAGGGACTGTGGCAGGAGCTGTTCTCCCTGACGCGCGCCACGGCCGTCGGGGCGATCACCTCGCTCGCCCTCGCCGCGGTCGACACCGCCCTGTGGGATCTGCGGTGCAAGCGGGCCGGCGAACCGCTGTGGCGGCTGGCCGGCGGGTTCCGCCAGGACGTCCCGCTGTACGACACCGAGGGCGGCTGGCTGCACCTCAGCACCGAGGACCTCGTCAAGGGCGCCCTGGATGCCCGGGACAAGGGGTGGTCCGGGGTGAAGATCAAGGTGGGCAAGGAGCGCGTCTCCGAGGACGTCGAGCGGCTGCGCGCCGTACGGAAGGCCGTCGGGCCCGCCCTGCACATCATGACGGACGCCAACCAGTCCCAGACCGCGTCCTCCGCGCTGCGGCTCGCCGCGGCACTGGAGCCCTACGCTCCGTTCTGGCTGGAGGAGCCCCTGCCGGCCGACGACGTGAGCGGCCACGCACGGTTGGCGCGGGCCACCTCGATTCCTGTGGCCGTAGGTGAATCCCTGTACTCACCCCTGCAGTTCAGGCAGTACCTGGAGTCGGGCGCCGCCTCCGTCGTCCAGGTCGACGTGGCCCGCGTCGGCGGCATCACGCCCTGGCTGAAGGTCGCCCATCTCGCCGAGACCTTCAACGTCATGGTCTGCCCCCACTTCCTGATGGAACTGCACATCAGCCTCGTCGCCGCCGTGCCCAACGGCCGGTTCGTCGAGTACATACCGCAGTTGAGGGCCGTCACCCGCTCGGAGCTCGCCGTGGACGGCGGACGCGCTCTCGCTCCGGACGTGCCGGGTATCGGCATCGACTGGGACCGGGACGCCCTGGACGACCGGACGGTGGCATGA
- a CDS encoding sugar ABC transporter substrate-binding protein encodes MGVKNQLLLRTVARAAVAGTLLAAGAVGCTVKNSGDPVNAGAGASASTGDGTAELANGSGVKVALVPGGAHPYFQPWKQAGRTAKSTYKLGGVTFDETAEWDQQKQNDLLSSLAARGYNAFGVFGVSPTDINSTFARLKSQGLPVASLGSCPAGTVDKADFCLSTDVQLAAYKAAKAAIDQMGGKGTLVHLTGNNVDANTQLRIKGVAKAVRESGGKVKLLQTVTDIDKDLQTAQKAVSDLMAAKGKSIQGIVATAYNPAVAAAGAVQSSGSKAKVIAIDDDAKILSSIRNGSVSATVVQNPVGQADIGSWVLALLQTKQCTMRTPGVTVDSGSFVVTKENVADYDTARKAKTAELKKKFADELLNCR; translated from the coding sequence ATGGGCGTGAAGAACCAGCTCCTGCTGAGAACCGTGGCGCGGGCCGCCGTCGCCGGGACGCTCCTGGCGGCCGGTGCGGTGGGCTGCACGGTGAAGAACTCCGGGGATCCGGTGAACGCGGGCGCCGGAGCGTCGGCGAGTACGGGCGACGGAACGGCCGAGCTGGCCAACGGCTCGGGTGTGAAGGTCGCATTGGTCCCCGGCGGGGCGCACCCCTACTTCCAGCCCTGGAAGCAGGCCGGGCGGACCGCCAAGAGCACATACAAGCTGGGAGGAGTCACCTTCGACGAGACCGCCGAGTGGGACCAGCAGAAGCAGAACGACCTGCTGTCCTCCCTCGCCGCCCGCGGCTACAACGCCTTCGGTGTCTTCGGCGTCTCGCCGACCGACATCAACAGCACGTTCGCCCGCCTCAAGTCCCAGGGGCTCCCCGTCGCTTCGCTCGGCTCCTGTCCCGCGGGCACGGTCGACAAGGCGGACTTCTGTCTGTCGACCGACGTCCAACTCGCCGCGTACAAAGCTGCCAAGGCCGCCATCGACCAGATGGGCGGCAAGGGCACCCTGGTCCATCTGACGGGCAACAACGTCGACGCCAACACCCAGTTGCGGATCAAGGGCGTGGCAAAGGCGGTCCGCGAGAGCGGCGGGAAGGTGAAGCTGCTGCAGACCGTCACGGACATCGACAAGGACCTTCAGACGGCGCAGAAGGCGGTCTCCGACCTGATGGCCGCCAAGGGCAAGTCGATCCAGGGCATCGTCGCCACCGCCTACAACCCGGCGGTCGCCGCCGCGGGCGCGGTGCAGAGTTCCGGGTCGAAGGCCAAGGTCATCGCGATCGACGACGACGCCAAGATCCTCAGCTCGATCAGGAACGGCTCCGTGAGCGCGACCGTCGTACAGAACCCGGTCGGCCAGGCCGACATCGGGTCCTGGGTGCTCGCCCTTCTGCAGACCAAGCAGTGCACGATGCGGACCCCCGGCGTCACGGTCGACTCGGGGTCGTTCGTGGTGACCAAGGAGAACGTCGCCGACTACGACACCGCCCGCAAGGCCAAGACCGCCGAGCTGAAGAAGAAGTTCGCCGACGAGCTGCTCAACTGCCGCTGA
- a CDS encoding alpha-L-fucosidase yields MRRSARTYLIGVLAVLTLLTAGVQSGSAATSNATPPAGSELRDLAIDTRATQSSTAYDGAAARAVDGEHNGNYYADSVSHTALEAQPWWQTDLGSSQDVTKVAVWNRTDCCTDRLSNFWVLTSDKPFGSASLEEAKAQSGVSATRFGTLDGASAEVALKRPARYVRVQLEGSGYLALAEVQVFGTSVLKPSRAAQKWVDNNPFGMFMHFNMSTYQDEQWADPNGNPADFNPTNLDADQWAKSMKAAGMQFGVLTAKHHDGFALWPTKYSDYSVAASPYKNGKGDIVREYVDAMHANGLKVGLYFSIWDRHNGDSTELIENQLRELLTQYGQIDYLWFDGWGWNIPYSKIPYQPVRDMIRKTSPHTVVANNDHEGSLRTTDVIVYEVPVQGMPPASNPRPTDASDTLDTNRTWFHTTGTGAPRPADEIVTNLKKANEGNALFLLNVAPDLSGRIPDLYVDRLKEIGQLH; encoded by the coding sequence GTGAGACGCTCCGCAAGGACGTATCTCATCGGCGTACTGGCCGTACTGACCCTGCTGACAGCGGGAGTTCAGAGCGGTTCCGCCGCGACATCGAACGCGACGCCGCCGGCCGGCAGCGAGCTGCGGGACCTGGCCATCGACACCAGGGCGACACAGAGCAGCACCGCCTACGACGGCGCGGCAGCCCGCGCCGTCGACGGTGAGCACAACGGCAACTACTACGCCGACTCGGTCTCGCACACCGCGCTGGAGGCACAGCCGTGGTGGCAGACGGACCTCGGCAGCAGCCAGGACGTCACCAAGGTCGCCGTCTGGAACCGCACCGACTGCTGCACCGACCGGCTGTCGAACTTCTGGGTCCTGACCTCCGACAAGCCCTTCGGCTCGGCGAGCCTGGAAGAGGCAAAGGCGCAGAGCGGCGTGAGCGCCACCCGGTTCGGGACCCTCGACGGCGCTTCGGCCGAGGTCGCCCTGAAGCGCCCGGCCCGTTACGTACGGGTACAGCTCGAAGGGAGCGGCTACCTGGCCCTCGCGGAGGTCCAGGTCTTCGGAACGTCCGTCCTCAAGCCCAGCCGGGCCGCTCAGAAGTGGGTGGACAACAACCCGTTCGGCATGTTCATGCACTTCAACATGTCGACGTACCAGGACGAGCAGTGGGCCGACCCCAACGGCAACCCCGCGGACTTCAACCCGACGAACCTCGACGCCGACCAGTGGGCGAAGTCCATGAAGGCGGCCGGGATGCAGTTCGGCGTGCTCACCGCCAAGCACCACGACGGCTTCGCCCTGTGGCCGACGAAGTACTCCGACTACTCCGTCGCCGCCAGCCCGTACAAGAACGGCAAGGGCGACATCGTCCGCGAGTACGTCGACGCCATGCACGCCAACGGCCTCAAGGTCGGCCTCTACTTCTCCATCTGGGACCGGCACAACGGCGACAGCACCGAGCTCATCGAGAACCAGTTGCGTGAACTGCTCACCCAGTACGGGCAGATCGACTACCTCTGGTTCGACGGCTGGGGCTGGAACATCCCGTACTCCAAGATCCCCTACCAGCCGGTCCGCGACATGATCCGCAAGACCTCGCCGCACACGGTCGTCGCGAACAACGACCACGAGGGCTCGCTCCGGACCACCGACGTCATCGTGTACGAGGTACCGGTCCAGGGCATGCCGCCGGCCTCCAACCCCCGCCCCACCGACGCCAGCGACACACTCGACACCAACCGCACGTGGTTCCACACCACCGGGACGGGCGCTCCACGGCCGGCCGACGAGATCGTCACCAACCTCAAGAAGGCCAACGAGGGCAACGCCCTGTTCCTGCTGAACGTCGCACCTGACCTCAGCGGTCGCATCCCCGACCTGTACGTCGACCGCCTGAAGGAGATCGGCCAACTGCACTGA
- a CDS encoding AroM family protein codes for MHAVTFLTIGQAPRPDLSQAIEAYLPATACVRHAGVLDGLTRPEVEARFGATRGRATLLSRLADGGSVTLDAEAVGAGLQTRVDQVEDEGADVVALLCTGEFSGLRTRRARLVEPDALVTGYVATVLRGSQVGIVVPLPEQVTEAREKWRDIIPAPAFATASPYADDYLALSAAARTHLEAGASALMLDCMGFGTRHRKALRADGVTVPVLTPAAVVGAALGPMLN; via the coding sequence ATGCATGCGGTGACCTTTCTGACCATCGGTCAGGCCCCACGCCCGGACCTTTCCCAGGCCATCGAGGCGTACCTGCCTGCGACAGCGTGCGTACGGCACGCCGGAGTGCTCGACGGTCTGACCCGACCGGAGGTCGAGGCACGGTTCGGGGCCACGCGCGGGCGCGCGACACTCCTGAGCCGGCTGGCCGACGGCGGCTCCGTGACGCTGGACGCCGAGGCCGTCGGGGCCGGGCTGCAAACCCGCGTCGACCAGGTGGAGGACGAGGGCGCCGACGTCGTGGCGCTTCTGTGCACGGGCGAGTTTTCCGGCCTCCGGACCCGGCGGGCACGGCTCGTCGAGCCGGACGCGCTGGTTACGGGGTACGTCGCCACGGTGCTGCGGGGCAGTCAGGTCGGGATCGTCGTGCCGCTGCCGGAGCAGGTGACCGAGGCCCGCGAGAAGTGGCGGGACATCATTCCGGCCCCCGCGTTCGCCACAGCCTCGCCGTACGCCGACGACTACCTGGCCCTGAGCGCGGCGGCCCGCACCCACCTGGAGGCGGGTGCGAGCGCCCTGATGCTCGACTGCATGGGCTTCGGGACCCGACACCGCAAAGCGCTGCGCGCCGACGGGGTCACCGTGCCGGTACTGACACCGGCTGCTGTGGTCGGCGCGGCCCTCGGCCCGATGCTGAACTGA
- a CDS encoding IclR family transcriptional regulator: MSTLANARDVLRLMARLQRDLTVTDVAGALDLPKSSVSRTLSMMADYGFLDRDPVSRAYRPGELVMEASYHFRASRSTASLLEEELARLVADIGYTGYVDVLDGAESLVLHMRIGTVGALQAYTPAGTRAPAYASSMGRALLARLDDAQVLRLVDARLEQSTGSAPRTPGELVSCLARVRANGWESSRGEFVPNVAGISAAVLDSDTGQVFGIGIALPAPEVRDENEARFGRAVRDAALRVGKRIGDPYWLRYVEAGAAR; the protein is encoded by the coding sequence GTGAGCACACTCGCCAACGCACGCGATGTCCTGCGGTTGATGGCGCGCCTGCAGCGCGACCTGACCGTGACGGATGTGGCCGGCGCACTGGACCTGCCCAAGAGCTCCGTGTCGCGGACGCTGAGCATGATGGCCGACTACGGCTTCCTCGACCGGGACCCGGTGAGCCGCGCCTACCGCCCCGGCGAGCTCGTCATGGAGGCCTCGTACCACTTCCGTGCCTCGCGCAGCACGGCCTCCCTCCTGGAGGAGGAGCTGGCCAGGCTGGTCGCCGACATCGGATACACCGGGTACGTGGACGTGCTGGACGGGGCCGAGTCGCTCGTGCTCCACATGCGGATCGGCACGGTCGGTGCCCTCCAGGCGTACACCCCGGCCGGCACCCGGGCGCCCGCCTACGCCAGCTCCATGGGCCGCGCGCTGCTCGCCCGCCTGGACGACGCGCAGGTGCTGCGGCTCGTCGACGCCCGCCTCGAACAGAGCACGGGCTCGGCGCCTCGCACCCCCGGTGAACTGGTCTCCTGCCTGGCCCGGGTGCGCGCCAACGGCTGGGAGTCCTCGCGCGGCGAGTTCGTGCCGAACGTCGCTGGGATCTCCGCCGCCGTCCTCGACAGCGACACCGGCCAGGTCTTCGGTATCGGGATCGCGCTGCCCGCCCCCGAGGTTCGCGACGAGAACGAGGCGCGCTTCGGCCGGGCCGTACGCGACGCCGCTCTGCGCGTCGGCAAGCGCATCGGTGACCCGTACTGGCTGCGCTACGTGGAGGCCGGCGCCGCCCGCTGA